Genomic DNA from Corynebacterium kroppenstedtii:
CGGTGGGCCCGGCGCGACTGGACGATCGTTTTCATCGTTCCCGACGATTATCGAGTCGTTGAAGACGCGTGTCTTGACTTTGCCCGAGCGGACGGAAGTGTACACGGGGCACGGTGATGCCACGTCGATCGGTGAGGAAGCTCCTCATCTCGAGGAGTGGATCGAACGAGGGTACTAGCAGCGGCTCTACTGCCGCGTGACGCATTGATCAGATGCTGTCACGCGGCATTTTTGTATCGGGGGGCATTTTTATCGCAGCGCTTTTAAATGGAAAATGTCGGCATCGGGGGTGATGCCGACATTCTGAAGCCCGATCGCGATGGAGCTCTAAGCGCTAGCTCACTGCAGCACTAGTGATCTTGACTTCTTCATTGGGGGCAGTATTTCCGCTTTCATCCTGAGGCTTCGCGCCCTTGGTGGCAATACCATCGATGGTTTTCAGACCGTCGTCGGAAATCGAACCGAAAATGTTGTACTTGGGGGGAAGCTGCGAATCCTTGTACACAAGGAAGAACTGAGATCCGTTGGTGTCCTCTCCTGAGTTCGCCATTGCTAGAGTCCCGCGCTTGTAGTCAAATGTCCCCTCCTTGTCGCTGTCGGACACAGAGTTTGAAGGGTATTCATCCTTGAACGTGAAACCTGGGCCACCTTTGCCCGTGCCTGAGGGGTCACCGCACTGAAGGACGAAAATGCCCTCTGTCGTGAGCCGATGGCACACTGTGTCGTTGTAGAACCCCTGTTTAGCAAGAGACTCAATCGCATTGACCGTGCAAGGGGACTTGGAACGATCCATGGTGATAGGGATATCACCCTGGTTCGTATGCAAGGTGACGTTCACTGTTCCCTTTTTCGACACATTATCGCTCTTGGGGAGATCAGCTTGTTTCGAATCAGGCTGGTCCGCCTTGGTGTAGTCACACGTGACCGAATCGCCGTTGGTAGTTGTTTCAGCAGATGCCGCTGTATCATCATGGTCGTCACCGCCAGACGTTGCTGCCCAATAAATCCCGCCAGCTACTGCAACGAGAATGACAACAGTAGCGACGACGACTCCGAGGGGCCGTGCCTTCTCCACACGGTTACGCTTTTTCAGCTCTTTTTCTAGCGCTGAGAAGGCTTCCTCGCGCCTTTCTTTGTTGGTGCTCACAAACAATCACTTTCTATCAGTCTTGTGAATGACGGTCGGGGCTGCAGAACCATAGTTGCACGTGATAATTATTGATAATAATTGCACTTTATCGGCGGCGACTGGTTTCCCGCCCCGACATCCTACTATGCCTACCATGGTCTTATGACCAACGACGTGACTATCACCATGACCACCGTGGGAGCCTTAAGCACTAATTGCTACATCTGTACACGTGGCAACGAGGCCATCGTGATTGATCCAGGCCACGGTGCCCATGTACCTGTTTTATCGTATATGGAGGATCATGACCTCACCGTGGCTGGAGTGTATTTAACGCACGGGCATCTGGATCACAGTCGCGATGCGGGAATCATCGCCAACCGTTTTTCAGTTCCGGTTTGGCTCCACGTGGCCGATGTCTTCATGCTCGAAGACGGTGATGGCGCCTTCCGGGACATTGATCGCATTCTTGACCATGACCACATGGAACAGCCCAAACGAGTAGAGCATTACGACATTTCGTGGATGGATGGCTCCGCCACCGACCCTCACAGCGGCACCTATCCCGAAGTCGCTATTGGCGGTCAGACCACTCTCGAGACAGCCGTCGGCACGCTCACGGTCGTTGGAGCACCCGGACATTCCCCTGGGTCGACCATGCTTTTCCTGGGAGAGACGTGTTTTGGAGGCGACGTTCTCTTCCGCGGTGGCATTGGCCGGACGGACTTGCCCGGCTCCAACCCGCACTCCATGAAATCGACGCTGGCCGACGTCGTTAAGAAACTTCCGCAAAAGACCATGATTCTTCCAGGACATGGACCAAGCACCACCATCGAAGAGGAGCTTCAGCAGAACCCATTTCTCCGCGGCCTATAAAAAGCGTCACCTCGTTGAGGGGCCGTTGCACCATGCGGTGTCGCCGTCGGTCGGCCAGCCGATTGCCCCTATTCGCTATAGTGTGAATCCGTGAGTACATCCTCGAAGCCACGTAAATTCACTGCTCCTAAAGGCGTTCCTGATTATGTTCCGCCGAATTCTCACGAGTTCAACGCTGTTCGCTCGACTTTTCATCATTGCGCGACGGTAGCTGGGTACGAGCCAGTTGAGCTTCCGATCTTCGAGGACACTTCACTCTTTGCTCGGGGAGTTGGGGAGTCTAGCGACGTCGTCACAAAAGAGATGTACACCTTCGAAGACAGAGGCGGACGTTCGATGACGCTCCGTCCCGAAGGCACA
This window encodes:
- a CDS encoding peptidylprolyl isomerase → MSTNKERREEAFSALEKELKKRNRVEKARPLGVVVATVVILVAVAGGIYWAATSGGDDHDDTAASAETTTNGDSVTCDYTKADQPDSKQADLPKSDNVSKKGTVNVTLHTNQGDIPITMDRSKSPCTVNAIESLAKQGFYNDTVCHRLTTEGIFVLQCGDPSGTGKGGPGFTFKDEYPSNSVSDSDKEGTFDYKRGTLAMANSGEDTNGSQFFLVYKDSQLPPKYNIFGSISDDGLKTIDGIATKGAKPQDESGNTAPNEEVKITSAAVS
- a CDS encoding MBL fold metallo-hydrolase codes for the protein MTNDVTITMTTVGALSTNCYICTRGNEAIVIDPGHGAHVPVLSYMEDHDLTVAGVYLTHGHLDHSRDAGIIANRFSVPVWLHVADVFMLEDGDGAFRDIDRILDHDHMEQPKRVEHYDISWMDGSATDPHSGTYPEVAIGGQTTLETAVGTLTVVGAPGHSPGSTMLFLGETCFGGDVLFRGGIGRTDLPGSNPHSMKSTLADVVKKLPQKTMILPGHGPSTTIEEELQQNPFLRGL